From Actinopolymorpha cephalotaxi, one genomic window encodes:
- a CDS encoding ArsR/SmtB family transcription factor, with the protein MPDSEPTIVDSRVLAAMAHPVRRRLLDLLKVDGPATASTLAQKTGEAVGNISHHVRALAAAGLIEEAPELAKDRRERWWRRATSSLRWSSADFAEDAAGDAVARALESLNLERQTGHVRRWADQPQSEQERWQQGPFSTEGWLRVTDAELAEFGREMIALIEKWADREVPDDGQERETVFTFARAVPARP; encoded by the coding sequence ATGCCCGACAGCGAACCCACGATCGTCGACTCCCGCGTCCTCGCCGCCATGGCCCACCCGGTGCGCCGCCGGCTCCTCGACCTGTTGAAGGTGGACGGTCCGGCCACCGCCAGCACACTCGCCCAGAAGACCGGCGAGGCCGTCGGCAACATCAGTCACCACGTTCGCGCCCTGGCCGCGGCCGGGCTGATCGAGGAGGCGCCGGAGCTGGCGAAGGACCGCAGGGAGCGGTGGTGGCGCCGGGCCACGTCGTCGCTGCGCTGGTCCTCGGCCGACTTCGCCGAGGACGCCGCGGGGGACGCGGTGGCCCGGGCCCTCGAGTCGCTCAACCTCGAACGCCAGACCGGGCACGTCCGCCGCTGGGCCGACCAGCCGCAGTCCGAGCAGGAACGCTGGCAGCAGGGCCCGTTCTCGACCGAGGGATGGCTGCGGGTCACCGACGCCGAGCTGGCGGAGTTCGGCAGGGAAATGATCGCGCTGATCGAGAAGTGGGCCGACCGGGAGGTCCCCGACGACGGGCAGGAACGCGAGACGGTCTTCACGTTCGCGCGAGCGGTACCGGCCCGCCCATGA